One Eubacterium sp. AB3007 genomic window, GGAACTTCTTCATATCAAAGGGTACCTCCGGCAGGTAGATGGCGTCCGGTCCGTCGCAGTCCTCGCCCTTGGACAAAGCCGACGCCCCTGTGAGCCATCCGGCGTTTCTTCCCATGATCTCCACCACGATCACTTGGCCGTGTTCTGTCTCCAGGGACCAGCTGTCGCGGATGACCTCCTTGACGGAGGTACCGATGTACTTGGCGGCGGAGCCGTATCCCGGCGTGTGGTCGGTGAGCGCCAGATCGTTGTCGATGGTCTTGGGGCAGCCGATGAAGCGGATCTTGGAACCGAACACCAGCGCATAGTCAGACAGTTTCTTGATGGTATCCATGGAATCGTTTCCGCCAATATAGATGAAACAATCGATCTCCAGATCGTCCAGAATACGGAATATCTTCTCAAAGGTCTTCTGATCCTCGTGGATCTCCGGCAGCTTGTATCTGCAGGAACCCAGGTACGCCGCCGGGGTCCTCTTCAGCAATTCCTCGTCCAGGCCTGTCTGGATGTGCTTGGACAGGTCGATGTACCTCTCCTGCAACAGTCCCTGCACGCCGTGGATCATGCCGTATACCTTGTTATATCCTCTTTCTTTCGCGGTTCTGTACACACCCGCCAGAGACGAGTTGATGGCCGCGGTAGGACCTCCGGATTGTCCTACGATAACATTCCTCTTTTTCTGTTTCTTCATGGTTAATCTCCTTACATAAACTTTACCTTATTACTCTATAACAAATTCCCCTTGATTGCAATGTTTTTTTGAACAAAGACCAGAAAAGGCTGCCCGCGCGGGACAGCCTCTTCTGTGGAAATACCTTACTTAAATTATATTCCGGACTCATCGCCCGTACTCACTCCTGCAATGGCTTCGGATCTGTCACCTTGACCTTGTGGTCGTACCAGTTGCCGTGGGTCCCGATCAGCGCCACATCGAACTCCTGGTCGATGGCCGGCACCGGGATATCGAACCCGTAGACGGTCTGCTTGTACCCATCGTCGTAGGTAACCTGATCCTCTGTCGGTTGGATGAGCTCCGCTCCATCCTTCTGCGCGTCTTTCTTCTTTCCGTAGAACAGATTGGTGATGCGCTTGGACTGCAGCGTCACATGGATGGTCATCTGGCCATCCTTCACGGTGAGGATTCCCTGGTCGTTCTTTGACTCGTTCACGTGGAACATACTGCTGTCCGTGGTGAACGTTGCGGTGTACTGACCATCTGTCAGGCCCGCCTTCTCCGCAGGGCTTTGTGTACCGCCGCTGCAGGCACAAAGCACGGTTCCCAGGGAGAGCAGCAGCAGGCAGATCACCAGCAGCCGCCCCTTCAAAGCTAATTGTCTGAACATCCCCATTTACTTGTTGATCGCATCCTTGGCGTGGTCAACGTACATCTCCTGGATGGCCTTGATCTCGCCCAGACCTGTGATCTGGCAATCCACACTGTCAAATGCCTTGGCAGCGGTGAACTGGCTTACCCAGGATTCCGGATCGTCTGCATCTGCCATGTCGTTGTGGGCATGGTCACCGGCAACGACCATCAGCGGGCGCAGGATGACCTTCTTGTAGCCGGCCTTCTTTACCTTCTCGATGACCTTGTCACAAGCGGTATCCTCAGGCTCACCCTCAACGGTGCCGATGAAGACGTTCTTGTAGCCCAACTCGTCCATCTGCTTCTGCATCTGGTCATAGGTGATGTTGGCCTCGTGAGAGGTTCCGTGTCCCATGAATACGAAAGCGGTGCCGTCCTTCTCAGCAGCGTCCAGATCGTCATACTTGGCGTCCTTGACAGCGGCCTTGGTGACAGCCTTGGCGCATCTTTCCTTATCCTCGTTGATGACGGAGGCATCCTTGCCTACCTCACCCAGCAGAGGCTCTGCGAACTTCAGGGAATCGAACTTGTCCTTATACTCGTTGATGGCCTCGACCACTTCGTCGTACTCCTTACCCTTCATCAGGTGAGTCGGCACGACTACCAGCTCCTTGACCTTGTTTTCCTCAGCGCGGGCCAGTGCCTGCTTGATGTTGTCGATCTTCTCGCCGTCACGGGCAAAGATGTGGTTCATGATGATCTGAGAGGTGAACGCTCTTCTGACAGCCCAGTCAGGGTTGGCTTCCTGTACAGCCTTCTCGATGGAACCGATGCAGGCCACTCTCTTATCGTTGAAGGAGGTACCAAAGCTGACCACCAGGATCTCCTTGTCACCGATCTTGTCTCCGTTCAAAGGATCGTCCTTGGAGGCATCGCCGGTGTCGTCACCGAAGTAACCCGGATCTGCTTCCTCACCCTCGACCATTTCCTTCTGCTCATCGGTCAGTGCATCCCACTTGGCCTTGGCATCCAGGCACTGCTGCTCAGTGTCCTCAGACCACTCGCCTACGTAGATTGCATCGATGGCGTCTGCACAGGCCTGTGCCGCTTCCTTGTCAGCATCTCCGCCGCCGCTCTCTTCTGTCTGTGAGCCACCGCAACCGGTCATGAATACTACCGCCATCATGACTGACAGCATCAAAACCAATAATTTCTTCATAACTACAACTCCTTTAGTTAATAGTGAAACAATTGCCGATGAATACAAAAAGCCCTCTGTCTGTACAACACAAACAAAGGGTCTCTCTCGTAAAAAACCAAATACACAACCCATTGCTCGTGGCGGGGTCTCCCCCTCCTGATGGTCGGTCTCCTGAGTTACAGATCTACGCGCCAGCCTCCTTCCCGGTCTCCCAGTGGTATAATGGCCATTGCTCCCTGATTACAGTAACGAGAACTCTGCAGGAATCTCACCTGCTTCCCGGTGGCAGGCTCTCCCGAAGGACAAAGCCTGTTCCCCATCAGTTGTATTCATCACTTATGAATCTACCACAAAAATAACAGGCTGTCAATCAACGCCTCCAATAATCAACAATGCGAGGCATAAGTTGTCTCTGGGGAAACTCTACGCCCCCAGCAGGTTGCCAACAATGACCCCCAGATAGGTGCCGATCACATACCCAAAGGTACCGATGAGCATCACCGGCCCCACCAGTTTGCTCCACCCCTGAGAGATGGCCATGCCGGCCGCCGTGGTAGGCCCTCCGATGTTGGCATTGGAGGCCATGATGCAGTCTTCCAGATCGAACCGAAGCAGCTTGCCCCCCGCGAAACAGAACAACATGTTGCAGGCCACCATGATCCCGGTGAACAGGAACAGGGCAGGGGTCTGGGTGATGATCACTATGATGGAGGCCGGTACACCGATGACGAAGAAGAACAGGTAGATGAAATACGTCCCGATCTCCTGGGATCCGTTGAGTTTCCCGATCTTGTCCCCCGCATAGGTGGCCATCAGCATGGACAGGGTGGCGATCCAGATATACTGCGAGCCGAAGAAGGCGTTGATCATGGAAAGCAGCATGTTGCTGGTAGGGACCAGCTCCCCGATGAACCCGCCGATGAGTTTGGATAGCCAGACGATGATCACGGTGTAGGCCAGGTTCATGGCTACATCCTTCAGAGAAATCCCCTTCCGGCTCCAGAAGGCCGCCGCCTGGTTTTCGCCTCCGGCTGCGTGGCCCGCCGCCACCTCATCGATGTGGGGATGGCCGAAATGCCTGCGGAAGAATTTCATTCCCGCGAACATGATCAGCACAAAGAAATATACCGCCATCAGCAGGTTGTCCGCCACGGTGGCGGCTCCCACCACCTCTCCGGTGACGCTGAATTCGTCCGACAATGCCGCCAGATTCAAGCTGCCGCCGATGTAAGTCCCGGTCATCATGGCCGCCACTCCGGCAGGTTCCGGCACCATGTTCTTCAGCAGTGTGAAAGAGATGGCTGCTCCCACCAGTGTCCCCACCGCGCCGATCAGGAAGATGATCAGGATCCGTCCCGTCTCCTTCCAGATCACCTTCAGGTTGCACTCCATCAGGAGCAGCGGGATCGCCATAGGCACCGCGTAGCCCCAGATGACATCGTCATACA contains:
- a CDS encoding DUF819 domain-containing protein; translated protein: MLSAIFQPWLGRDSLVAADDTWSLLFVLCAGVALAIYLEQKYDWAAKASGCILCLVLAMILSNLGILPINSALYDDVIWGYAVPMAIPLLLMECNLKVIWKETGRILIIFLIGAVGTLVGAAISFTLLKNMVPEPAGVAAMMTGTYIGGSLNLAALSDEFSVTGEVVGAATVADNLLMAVYFFVLIMFAGMKFFRRHFGHPHIDEVAAGHAAGGENQAAAFWSRKGISLKDVAMNLAYTVIIVWLSKLIGGFIGELVPTSNMLLSMINAFFGSQYIWIATLSMLMATYAGDKIGKLNGSQEIGTYFIYLFFFVIGVPASIIVIITQTPALFLFTGIMVACNMLFCFAGGKLLRFDLEDCIMASNANIGGPTTAAGMAISQGWSKLVGPVMLIGTFGYVIGTYLGVIVGNLLGA
- a CDS encoding 6-phosphofructokinase, producing the protein MKKQKKRNVIVGQSGGPTAAINSSLAGVYRTAKERGYNKVYGMIHGVQGLLQERYIDLSKHIQTGLDEELLKRTPAAYLGSCRYKLPEIHEDQKTFEKIFRILDDLEIDCFIYIGGNDSMDTIKKLSDYALVFGSKIRFIGCPKTIDNDLALTDHTPGYGSAAKYIGTSVKEVIRDSWSLETEHGQVIVVEIMGRNAGWLTGASALSKGEDCDGPDAIYLPEVPFDMKKFLDHTRELLQKKASVVICVSEGIKTADGKYVTEEEGSPVYTDAFGHKQLAGTAAYLCRRVSEEIGCKTRAIEFSSLQRAASHFVSRIDILEAYEVGGAAMKAADEGYSGQMAVIIRTSDDPYQAGTEVKDVHKIANDEKLVPRDWINKEGNNVTDRFVSYVRPLIQGDVQPIMVDGIPRHLYVPGFQEMM
- a CDS encoding sirohydrochlorin cobaltochelatase, yielding MKKLLVLMLSVMMAVVFMTGCGGSQTEESGGGDADKEAAQACADAIDAIYVGEWSEDTEQQCLDAKAKWDALTDEQKEMVEGEEADPGYFGDDTGDASKDDPLNGDKIGDKEILVVSFGTSFNDKRVACIGSIEKAVQEANPDWAVRRAFTSQIIMNHIFARDGEKIDNIKQALARAEENKVKELVVVPTHLMKGKEYDEVVEAINEYKDKFDSLKFAEPLLGEVGKDASVINEDKERCAKAVTKAAVKDAKYDDLDAAEKDGTAFVFMGHGTSHEANITYDQMQKQMDELGYKNVFIGTVEGEPEDTACDKVIEKVKKAGYKKVILRPLMVVAGDHAHNDMADADDPESWVSQFTAAKAFDSVDCQITGLGEIKAIQEMYVDHAKDAINK